In Zingiber officinale cultivar Zhangliang chromosome 1A, Zo_v1.1, whole genome shotgun sequence, the DNA window CCGATTAAGTTTTTCTAATGTGCTCTCCATGCCTTTCTTTAATATTACAAGGTGGGCTGATATTTTACATTGGATAATCTACAAGATCTTGAAATTCAGAGTAAACAACTTCTTCCCAAATAGTCCTTTGTATGTTATGTTGTTGTAATATCCAAACCTTGGATCTTATCTTTCACTCAGTATATTTGCCAAAACCTGAGTAAGATATATCTTAAAGTTTATTATATAAAGAGGACTAAGCAAAGCCCAAACTTCTAATTAGGTTCTTCAACTTTAGTTTGGAAATGAATGTAATCAACTAATTGAGGGAATATGTAGGCCTAAATGATAGGTCCTAAGCATGCGCTTCTACTAAGAAAGATCACATTGGTGCCTAAACCTCTCAAATCACTGCTAATTAGGCCAACTAAAGTTTTCTATGCTCTCACTCTACTTCTCATAATGTTTTCAACATGTTGATTATATGATCTATTAATCATCTTTGAACAGTCCTTACCATTTTGACCAATTTTCTCTCTTTTGAATATATATTAGTACTGACTGATTTTAAAACAGTCTTATAACATTTTCTTTAGCCTACAAAGCACAAATTGATCACAATAGACTCTGATGATCATTTCTATTTGAATCAATCATTTTTATCCTATTAATGATAAATTGACCAATATTCATTCATGATAAATAATATGTCAAAGATATCTGAAACTAAAGACTTATGTTTTTccatcttatttatttatttatattgttgaaactccatttcATGTGTTCTATTTCTGTTCTACTCAAAACTTTTAGTTTCTTAAGTTTTCTCTACAAGCTTCAAGTCTCTCTCACACAATCACTTATTAGCAAATTTAGCATTCATTTATTTGAACATTTTTTAATAttggaattattttttttattgttgaaaTTTCATGTGTTCTATTTCAATTCTACTTGAAACTTTTAGTTTCTAAAGTTTTTCTCTTCAAGCTTAATTGATAAAATGCTTATGGTGATTGTGCTGTATCAAGTTATCAAAGGTCTTCCTTTGTGTTCTGAATTTTGGTTGTTGTTTCAAGAATCATGTTTGACAAGTATGACAAATTTTTTAGCTTTTATTTCATTAGAATTTAATCTACTATTATCCTCTTTGACTAATAACTGATTTTATTTTTCTGATCCAGATATGGCAATGCAAATGTTTGGAAGATCTTCACAGATCTTTTTGATTATTTCCCATTGACGGCATTGGTTTGTGTTACTTATCATATCTTGGAGAATCTTGCTGAATTTTCTACAATTCTTTGCTTACGACATGAATGAGCAATTTATTAATTATGAATGATATGACTGATGTAATATCATGTCTTCTCTTAGTGAACGTTTTTAGTTGTTACTGTGTCTATATCTCTTGGTTTATTATGCACTAGAAAAGTTAAGTTTCTTGTAATGGTTTGCCTTGAATGCTATACTGACATCTACTGCCTGTAACAGTAAACTGCTAAATAGATGCCTAAGCAAGATGCCTCgaataaaaagtaaaatagctAACTAGTTCATTCAGGGAGAAACTGCCTGATTTTAGCCTGTTAGGAGATTATAAGTATTACTGAGACTATAAGTATTACCGTGCAAGTTGCCAAATAGCTAACAGATTTGGCATTAAACACTAATTCGGAAACAGCCTTTTGCAAAGCAGGTAAAGCTGTGTACATTGATTGAAATTGTGGACTGTGTGAAGCTATTTGTTAAACTagatgttgcaaacttgaaataTCTTTTTATAGTTGATGAACTGCCTTGTTCAGTTAGTGCCTTTTGAAGTGGCAACTTAATTTATCATGGTTCTTCCGAGCTGAACAATTTTATTGCTGCAGGTTGAATCAGAAATTTTCTGCCTACATGGCGGATTGTCTCCATCTATTGAAACTCTTGATGGCATACGGAACTTTGATCGTGTTCAAGAAGTTCCCCATGAGGGTCCTATGTGTGATCTTTTGTGGTCTGATCCTGATGATAGATGTGGTTGGGGTATTTCTCCACGTGGTGCTGGTTACACATTCGGCCAAGTATGTTCATCTCTTCTCTTTACAATTTTCTATGGTAGTGTTGGTTTCACCTCTCAACAATTCGTTTTGAATCTTTCAGGACATATCCGAGCAATTCAACCATACCAATAATCTCAAATTGATAGCCAGAGCTCATCAATTGGTAATGGAGGGATACAACTGGGGACATGTAAATTTCTGCATCGATGAACCCTGTTTTATTCTTCTTGTTTCAGATTAAGAAGCGTAATTTTCAATGACAATTCTTTTCAACAGGAACAAAAGGTTGTTACCATATTTAGTGCCCCAAATTATTGTTATCGCTGTGGAAACATGGCTTCCATAATGGAAGTTGATGAATGTAAAGGGCAGACATTTATTCAGGTAGGTCGCTTGGAGACAACACATTATGCCTATTTCCATAATCACTGCAATTTCTTATCTGGAATTCCAATAATATTTGTTTTAATCTTCTTTTTTTTAGTAAATATGTTTATTTTAATGCTGAGACTGCCCATTGAATTGGAGGAGAGCCTGATGTAAATATCGTTTATGTTACAGTTTGAACCAGCACCTCGGAGAGGAGAGCCTGATGTAACTCGTAGGACACCTGACTACTTCCTGTAAGCAAAATAGTAGAGGCGTCTTGTCGGTTCCTGACAGCGAGTGATACGTGCTAGATGAGGTTGTGATTGCAGAATCCTCAAAAAGTC includes these proteins:
- the LOC122014598 gene encoding serine/threonine-protein phosphatase PP2A catalytic subunit-like; protein product: MSATPVPASETHGNLDEQIAQLMQCKPLSEQEVRVLCEKAKEVLMEENNVQPVKSPVTICGDIHGQFHDLAELFRIGGKCPDTNYLFMGDYVDRGYYSVETVTLLVALKVRYSQRITILRGNHESRQITQVYGFYDECLRKYGNANVWKIFTDLFDYFPLTALVESEIFCLHGGLSPSIETLDGIRNFDRVQEVPHEGPMCDLLWSDPDDRCGWGISPRGAGYTFGQDISEQFNHTNNLKLIARAHQLVMEGYNWGHEQKVVTIFSAPNYCYRCGNMASIMEVDECKGQTFIQFEPAPRRGEPDVTRRTPDYFL